One segment of Bradyrhizobium sp. CB2312 DNA contains the following:
- a CDS encoding acetyl-CoA C-acetyltransferase → MSDDVVIVSAARTPVGSFNGAFATLPAHDLGAVAIKAALERGGIEPGRVSEVIMGQILTAAQGQNPARQASIIAGIPVESPAWGVNQLCGSGLRTVALGYQALLNGDSEIVVAGGQESMSMAPHAQHLRGGVKMGGLELVDTMIKDGLWDAFNGYHMGNTAENVARQWQITRAQQDEFAVASQQKAEAAQKAGKFKDEIIPVTIKTRKGDVVVSDDEYPRHGATLDAMAKLKPAFEKDGTVTAGSASGINDGAAAVVLMTAKQAAKEGKKPLARIVSWAQAGVDPKIMGSGPIPASRAALKKAGWNVGDLDLIEANEAFAAQACAVNKDLGWDTSKVNVNGGAIAIGHPVGASGARVLVTLLHEMQKRDAKKGLATLCIGGGMGIAMCLARD, encoded by the coding sequence ATGTCAGACGATGTCGTCATCGTCAGCGCCGCTCGCACCCCGGTCGGAAGCTTCAACGGAGCCTTCGCGACCCTTCCCGCCCATGATCTCGGCGCCGTCGCCATCAAGGCCGCGCTGGAGCGTGGTGGCATCGAACCCGGCCGGGTCTCGGAAGTCATCATGGGGCAGATCCTGACCGCGGCTCAGGGCCAGAACCCCGCCCGCCAAGCCTCGATCATAGCCGGCATTCCGGTCGAAAGCCCGGCTTGGGGCGTGAACCAGCTTTGCGGCTCGGGCCTGCGCACCGTCGCGCTCGGCTACCAGGCGCTGCTCAACGGCGATTCGGAGATCGTGGTTGCCGGCGGCCAGGAATCCATGAGCATGGCTCCGCACGCCCAGCACCTGCGCGGCGGCGTCAAGATGGGCGGCCTCGAACTGGTCGATACCATGATCAAGGACGGCCTGTGGGATGCCTTCAACGGCTACCACATGGGCAACACTGCCGAGAACGTCGCGCGGCAGTGGCAGATCACCCGCGCCCAGCAGGACGAGTTCGCCGTTGCCTCGCAGCAGAAGGCCGAGGCCGCGCAGAAGGCCGGCAAGTTCAAGGACGAGATCATTCCCGTCACCATCAAGACCCGCAAGGGCGACGTCGTCGTCAGCGACGACGAATATCCGCGCCATGGCGCAACGCTCGATGCGATGGCCAAGCTCAAGCCTGCCTTCGAGAAGGACGGCACGGTCACCGCAGGCTCGGCCTCCGGCATCAATGACGGCGCTGCCGCCGTGGTGCTGATGACCGCCAAGCAGGCCGCCAAGGAAGGCAAGAAGCCGCTGGCACGCATTGTGTCGTGGGCGCAGGCTGGCGTCGATCCGAAGATCATGGGCTCGGGCCCGATCCCGGCTTCGCGCGCCGCGCTGAAGAAGGCCGGCTGGAACGTCGGCGATCTCGACCTGATCGAGGCCAACGAGGCCTTCGCGGCGCAGGCCTGCGCCGTCAACAAGGACCTCGGCTGGGATACCTCGAAGGTCAACGTCAATGGCGGCGCGATCGCGATCGGCCATCCGGTCGGCGCCTCCGGCGCGCGCGTGCTGGTGACCTTGCTGCACGAGATGCAGAAGCGCGATGCAAAGAAGGGCCTCGCCACGCTGTGCATCGGCGGCGGCATGGGTATCGCGATGTGTCTGGCGCGCGACTGA
- the phbB gene encoding acetoacetyl-CoA reductase, whose product MARVALVTGGTRGIGAAISKALKAAGYKVAASYAGNDAAAEKFKAETGIAVYKWDVSSFDACAEGVKKVEADLGPIEVLVNNAGITRDTAFHKMTLEQWNAVINTNLGSLFNMTRQVIEGMRSRKFGRIISISSINGQKGQFGQVNYSAAKAGDIGFTKALALENAKGGITVNAICPGYINTEMVQAVPKDVLEKNVIPQIPVSRLGEPEEIARAVVFLAADEAGFITGSTMTINGGQYQA is encoded by the coding sequence ATGGCACGTGTTGCATTGGTGACGGGTGGTACGCGGGGCATCGGAGCTGCGATCAGCAAGGCGCTGAAGGCGGCAGGTTACAAGGTCGCGGCGAGCTACGCCGGCAACGATGCCGCGGCGGAGAAGTTCAAGGCCGAGACCGGCATCGCCGTCTACAAATGGGACGTCAGCAGCTTCGACGCCTGCGCCGAAGGGGTGAAGAAGGTCGAGGCCGATCTCGGGCCGATCGAGGTGCTTGTCAACAATGCCGGCATCACCCGCGACACTGCCTTCCACAAGATGACGCTCGAGCAGTGGAACGCCGTCATCAACACCAATCTCGGGTCGCTGTTCAACATGACGCGCCAGGTGATCGAGGGCATGCGTTCGCGCAAGTTCGGCCGCATCATCTCGATCTCGTCGATCAACGGCCAGAAGGGACAGTTCGGCCAGGTCAACTATTCCGCGGCGAAGGCCGGCGACATCGGCTTCACCAAGGCGCTCGCGCTCGAGAACGCCAAGGGCGGCATTACCGTGAATGCGATCTGCCCCGGCTATATCAACACCGAAATGGTGCAGGCAGTGCCGAAGGACGTGCTGGAGAAGAACGTGATTCCGCAGATCCCGGTCAGCCGGCTCGGCGAGCCCGAGGAGATCGCGCGCGCGGTCGTGTTCCTCGCCGCCGACGAGGCCGGCTTCATCACGGGATCGACCATGACCATCAATGGCGGCCAGTATCAGGCCTGA
- the phaR gene encoding polyhydroxyalkanoate synthesis repressor PhaR, which translates to MAKSDQPTTIKKYANRRLYNTGTSTYVTLEDLAAMVKDGEDFLVYDAKTGDDITRSVLAQIIFEQENKAGQNLLPTTFLRQLIRFYGDSMQMVVPKYLEQSIATLTQEQEKFRKQIANTLSGTPFAPLEEQVRRNMELFQQTFSMFKPFAAPRPAASSEPEPDANAEAPKDSNIDDLRQQMKEMQERLERMSKKDE; encoded by the coding sequence ATGGCGAAATCAGACCAACCCACCACGATCAAGAAATACGCGAACCGCCGGCTCTATAACACCGGAACGAGCACCTACGTGACGCTGGAAGACCTCGCCGCCATGGTCAAGGACGGCGAAGATTTCCTGGTCTACGACGCCAAGACCGGCGACGACATCACCCGCTCCGTGCTGGCCCAGATCATCTTCGAGCAGGAGAACAAGGCCGGCCAGAACCTGTTGCCGACCACCTTCCTGCGCCAGCTGATCCGCTTCTACGGCGACAGCATGCAGATGGTGGTGCCGAAATATCTGGAGCAGTCGATCGCGACGCTGACCCAGGAGCAGGAGAAATTCCGCAAGCAGATCGCCAACACGCTGTCCGGCACGCCGTTCGCGCCGCTGGAAGAGCAGGTCCGCCGCAACATGGAGCTGTTCCAGCAGACGTTCTCGATGTTCAAGCCGTTCGCCGCGCCCCGCCCGGCAGCGAGCTCCGAGCCGGAGCCGGATGCGAACGCCGAGGCACCGAAGGACAGCAATATCGACGACCTGCGCCAGCAGATGAAGGAAATGCAGGAACGCCTCGAGCGGATGTCGAAGAAGGACGAGTAG
- a CDS encoding cupin domain-containing protein, whose product MPTAAEIIARLELRPHPEGGHYRETFRDQSTDANGRSRSTLIYFLLARGERSHWHRIDAVETWHYYAGAPLMLRIAHDGCSQHEVRLGTDLLGGERPQAIVPANAWQMAETTGEWTLVGCTVAPAFEFAKFELAPKGWEP is encoded by the coding sequence ATGCCGACCGCAGCCGAGATCATCGCACGCCTCGAACTCCGCCCGCATCCCGAGGGTGGGCACTATCGCGAGACGTTTCGCGACCAGAGCACGGATGCCAATGGCCGTTCGCGCTCGACCCTCATCTACTTCCTGCTCGCACGCGGCGAACGCTCGCACTGGCACCGCATCGATGCGGTCGAGACCTGGCATTACTACGCCGGCGCCCCCCTGATGCTGCGCATCGCCCATGACGGCTGCTCCCAGCACGAGGTGCGGCTCGGCACCGACCTGCTCGGCGGCGAGCGCCCGCAGGCGATCGTGCCGGCGAATGCCTGGCAGATGGCGGAGACCACGGGCGAGTGGACGCTGGTCGGCTGCACTGTTGCGCCCGCCTTCGAGTTCGCCAAGTTCGAGCTGGCGCCGAAGGGCTGGGAGCCGTAG
- a CDS encoding alpha/beta hydrolase, with amino-acid sequence MPLDPLAKRLLTMMAAAGPQARSRPSADARRQSLAKLMQFARADAPDVTTSDGVLPGPGGELSYRLYSPASAREHAPGFVFFHGGGLVAGSIATHDRIAAALAHATGCRLVSVDYRLAPEHQFPAAVDDAIAATEWVAREAASLGIDAERLVVGGDSAGATLAAIVCQEAAQSAGLSIVAQCLICPVLDFEETSPSREEFAEGHLIDRVTIEADLADYLPEGLDAADPRISPLRATRLAGLPTAIIHTAEFDPMRDEGNAYARKLLAAGVAVEHVCHDGMVHNFHAMGAILPQAQLVLSQIGEQVRRAVEK; translated from the coding sequence ATGCCGCTCGATCCGCTCGCAAAGCGTTTGTTGACCATGATGGCTGCGGCTGGGCCGCAAGCGCGGAGCCGGCCGAGCGCGGACGCGCGGCGGCAGTCGCTGGCGAAGCTGATGCAGTTCGCGCGCGCCGACGCGCCTGACGTGACGACGTCAGACGGTGTGCTGCCCGGCCCCGGCGGAGAGCTGTCCTACCGCCTCTATTCACCTGCAAGCGCCCGTGAGCACGCGCCGGGCTTCGTGTTCTTTCACGGCGGCGGGCTCGTCGCCGGCAGCATTGCCACGCATGACCGCATCGCGGCGGCGCTGGCGCACGCGACCGGCTGCCGCCTCGTCTCGGTCGATTACCGGCTCGCACCCGAACATCAATTCCCGGCCGCCGTGGACGATGCGATCGCCGCCACCGAATGGGTCGCGCGCGAGGCCGCTTCGCTCGGCATCGACGCCGAGCGGCTGGTGGTCGGCGGCGATTCCGCCGGCGCCACATTGGCTGCGATCGTGTGCCAGGAGGCCGCGCAAAGCGCCGGCCTTTCCATCGTCGCACAATGCCTGATCTGCCCGGTGCTGGATTTCGAGGAGACCTCGCCGTCGCGCGAGGAATTCGCCGAAGGCCATCTGATCGATCGCGTCACGATCGAGGCCGATCTCGCCGACTATCTGCCCGAGGGCCTGGATGCCGCCGATCCCCGCATCTCGCCATTGCGCGCGACACGGCTCGCCGGCCTGCCGACCGCGATCATCCACACCGCCGAGTTCGATCCGATGCGCGACGAGGGCAATGCCTACGCCCGCAAGCTGCTCGCCGCGGGCGTCGCGGTCGAGCACGTCTGCCATGACGGCATGGTCCACAACTTCCACGCCATGGGCGCGATCCTGCCGCAGGCCCAGCTCGTGCTGTCGCAAATCGGCGAGCAG
- a CDS encoding class I SAM-dependent methyltransferase produces the protein MPDRTTHWDNVYATKGEAEVSWFQDSPTISLDMIRAAAPDHDAAIIDIGGGASRLVDALLRDGYRDLAVLDLSANALDAAKRRIGAAASTVDWIVADATTWRPAKTYDVWHDRAAFHFLTDPHDRAAYVERLRSAVKPEGHVIIATFAPEGPEKCSGLPVQRHDSASLAAELGPEFELVETQCEMHHTPWDSTQAFQFSRFRRRGS, from the coding sequence ATGCCTGACCGCACCACGCACTGGGACAACGTCTACGCCACCAAGGGCGAGGCCGAGGTCAGCTGGTTTCAGGACAGCCCAACGATCTCGCTCGACATGATTCGCGCGGCCGCTCCGGACCATGACGCGGCCATCATCGATATCGGCGGCGGGGCCTCACGGCTGGTCGATGCGCTGCTGCGGGATGGATATCGCGATCTCGCCGTGCTGGATCTGTCCGCCAACGCGCTTGATGCGGCGAAGAGGCGGATCGGTGCCGCCGCTTCAACGGTCGACTGGATCGTCGCCGATGCCACGACGTGGCGGCCGGCAAAGACCTACGATGTCTGGCACGATCGCGCGGCATTTCACTTCCTGACCGATCCGCACGACAGGGCTGCCTATGTCGAGCGCCTGCGCTCGGCAGTCAAACCAGAAGGGCATGTTATCATCGCGACGTTTGCGCCCGAGGGCCCGGAGAAATGCAGCGGCCTGCCGGTGCAGCGGCACGACAGCGCGAGCCTTGCCGCGGAGCTCGGGCCGGAATTCGAACTGGTCGAGACGCAGTGCGAGATGCACCACACGCCGTGGGATTCGACGCAGGCGTTTCAATTCAGCAGGTTTCGGAGGCGGGGTTCATAA
- a CDS encoding EamA family transporter → MTPRTATLIGLTAILMWSLLSVMTVATGKIPAFQLAAMTFAIGGLVGLLTWIGRGDAAKSLRQPLVVWVVGVGGLFGYHALYFLALRFAPPAEAGLLNYMWPLLIVLFSSFLPGERLALHHIIGAVLGLVGTVLLFAGNTSGFAPGAVPGLIAAFIAAFVWATYSVLSRRLKAVPTDAVAGFCLATSVLAALMHGVLETTVWPESALQWLAVIGLGIGPVGAAFYAWDIGMKRGDIRVLGAASYATPLLSTGFLIAAGFAKASANIAIAAILIAGGGLIAAKDMVLRKR, encoded by the coding sequence ATGACCCCCCGCACAGCCACACTGATCGGATTGACGGCGATCCTGATGTGGTCGCTGCTGTCAGTGATGACGGTCGCGACCGGAAAGATCCCGGCGTTCCAGCTCGCCGCGATGACCTTTGCGATCGGCGGTCTCGTCGGTCTTTTGACCTGGATCGGCCGCGGCGATGCCGCCAAAAGCCTGCGCCAGCCGCTGGTCGTGTGGGTCGTCGGCGTCGGCGGCCTGTTCGGCTATCACGCGCTGTATTTCCTCGCGCTGCGCTTTGCGCCGCCCGCAGAAGCTGGCCTTCTGAACTACATGTGGCCGCTCTTGATCGTGCTGTTCTCGTCCTTCCTGCCGGGCGAGCGGCTCGCCTTACACCACATCATCGGCGCCGTGCTCGGTCTCGTCGGCACCGTGCTGCTGTTCGCCGGCAACACCAGCGGCTTTGCGCCGGGGGCGGTGCCGGGATTGATTGCGGCCTTCATCGCCGCCTTCGTCTGGGCGACCTATTCGGTGCTGTCGCGCCGGCTCAAGGCGGTGCCGACCGACGCGGTCGCCGGCTTCTGCCTCGCCACATCCGTGCTCGCCGCGCTGATGCACGGTGTGCTTGAGACGACCGTGTGGCCGGAGTCCGCGCTGCAATGGCTCGCCGTGATCGGGCTCGGCATCGGCCCCGTCGGCGCCGCCTTCTACGCCTGGGACATCGGCATGAAGCGCGGCGACATCCGCGTGCTCGGCGCGGCGTCCTACGCGACGCCGCTGCTCTCGACCGGCTTCCTCATCGCCGCAGGTTTTGCCAAAGCCAGCGCCAACATCGCGATCGCTGCGATCCTGATCGCGGGCGGCGGCCTGATTGCGGCGAAGGACATGGTGCTGCGGAAAAGGTGA
- a CDS encoding branched-chain amino acid aminotransferase has protein sequence MAEIKKPIEYSPSWTFFEGKWHDGNVPIMGPRTHAAWLGSVVFDGARAFEGVAPDLDRHVARANQSAINFGLKPVVDTGTWLSLANEGIARFGANAELYIRPMYWAQNGSGGGVLFDPDTTNWCLCIYEAPMPKPVGNAITLSPFRRPTAECAPVEAKAACLYPNNSRALAEAASRGFQNALMLDMLGNVAEFGNSNVFMAKDGVVFTPVPNGTFLNGITRQRVISLLRGDGVTVVEKTLRYADFLAADEIFSTGNFAKVAPVIRIDERELKPGPLYTKARKLYWDFAHAVKLAA, from the coding sequence ATGGCCGAGATCAAGAAGCCGATCGAATATTCGCCGAGCTGGACCTTCTTCGAGGGCAAATGGCACGACGGCAATGTGCCGATCATGGGCCCGCGCACGCACGCGGCCTGGCTCGGCTCTGTGGTGTTCGACGGTGCGCGCGCGTTCGAAGGCGTCGCGCCCGATCTCGACCGTCACGTCGCTCGCGCCAATCAATCCGCGATCAATTTCGGCCTGAAGCCGGTGGTCGACACCGGCACCTGGCTCTCGCTCGCCAATGAAGGTATCGCGCGCTTCGGAGCGAATGCCGAGCTCTACATCCGTCCGATGTACTGGGCGCAGAACGGCTCGGGCGGCGGCGTGCTGTTCGACCCCGACACCACCAATTGGTGCCTGTGCATCTACGAGGCGCCGATGCCGAAGCCTGTCGGCAACGCCATCACGCTGTCGCCGTTCCGCCGGCCGACCGCCGAATGCGCGCCGGTGGAGGCCAAGGCCGCCTGCCTCTATCCGAACAATTCGCGTGCGCTCGCAGAGGCCGCCTCGCGCGGCTTCCAGAACGCGCTGATGCTCGACATGCTCGGCAACGTCGCGGAGTTCGGCAATTCCAACGTGTTCATGGCCAAAGACGGCGTGGTGTTCACGCCGGTGCCGAACGGCACTTTCCTCAACGGCATCACGCGCCAGCGCGTCATCAGCCTGCTCCGCGGCGACGGCGTCACCGTGGTCGAGAAGACGCTGCGCTATGCCGACTTCCTCGCCGCCGACGAGATCTTTTCAACCGGCAATTTTGCTAAAGTCGCGCCGGTGATCCGCATCGACGAACGCGAGCTGAAGCCGGGTCCGCTCTATACCAAGGCGCGAAAGCTCTATTGGGATTTTGCGCATGCGGTGAAGCTGGCGGCGTAG